One genomic window of Sphingomonas sp. C3-2 includes the following:
- a CDS encoding DEAD/DEAH box helicase encodes MPFSSLPAAIGEALVERGYAAPTDVQSAIITQETQGRDLLVSAQTGSGKTVAFGLAMASDLLGDQGKLPFAVSPLALIVAPTRELAMQVQRELTWLYAKTGARVASCVGGMNIRQEQRALQGGAHIVVGTPGRLRDHLERGSLVTSNIKVVVLDEADEMLDMGFREEIEEILDVTPEGRRTLLFSATLPKPIANLAKTYQRDALRIQTISAGQSHADIDYRAIAVSPADIENSVVNVLRFYEADGAMVFCATRENVRRLQARLVERGFAAVALSGELSQNERNHALQALRDRRARVCVATDVAARGIDLPNLGLVVHAELPVDAETLQHRSGRTGRAGRKGTCVMIVPYQRRRRAEGLMRAATVKAEWVDAPSAEDIRARDQERLLETIVPSEPSEDDLVVAKQLLERHSAEEIAAALVRAHRRDLPEPEDLLGNGPDERRDGKRDGFDDTVWFRMNIGRNDRADPRWILPLICRRGHITKNEIGAIRIGDRETFFQIPRPMADRFAMAVAKTATEDDDVLIEASSEGPVPTRGGGRRRPNGPPPAHKRHNARPYNNANKGGKRPGRR; translated from the coding sequence CGTTCAGTCCGCAATCATCACGCAGGAAACCCAGGGTCGGGATCTGCTCGTCTCGGCACAGACCGGCTCGGGCAAGACCGTGGCCTTCGGCCTTGCGATGGCGTCGGATCTGCTCGGCGATCAGGGCAAGCTCCCCTTCGCGGTATCGCCGCTGGCGCTGATCGTCGCGCCCACCCGCGAACTGGCGATGCAGGTGCAGCGCGAACTCACTTGGCTTTATGCCAAGACCGGGGCGCGCGTGGCATCGTGCGTGGGCGGCATGAACATCCGGCAGGAACAGCGTGCGCTTCAGGGCGGCGCGCATATCGTCGTCGGCACCCCCGGCCGTCTGCGCGACCATCTCGAACGCGGCAGCCTGGTCACCAGCAACATCAAGGTCGTCGTGCTCGACGAAGCCGACGAAATGCTCGACATGGGCTTCCGTGAGGAAATCGAAGAAATCCTCGACGTCACGCCCGAAGGCCGCCGTACGCTGCTCTTCTCGGCCACGCTGCCCAAGCCAATCGCCAATCTCGCCAAGACCTATCAGCGCGACGCGCTGCGCATCCAGACGATCTCGGCCGGCCAGAGCCATGCCGATATCGACTATCGCGCCATCGCCGTATCGCCCGCCGATATCGAAAACTCGGTCGTCAACGTGCTGCGCTTCTATGAGGCCGATGGCGCGATGGTTTTCTGCGCCACGCGCGAAAACGTCCGCCGCCTTCAGGCGCGCCTTGTCGAACGCGGTTTCGCCGCCGTCGCGCTGTCGGGCGAACTGAGCCAGAACGAACGCAACCACGCGCTTCAGGCGCTGCGCGATCGCCGCGCCCGCGTCTGCGTCGCAACCGACGTCGCTGCACGCGGCATCGATCTTCCCAATCTCGGCCTTGTGGTTCACGCCGAACTGCCGGTCGACGCCGAAACGCTCCAGCACCGCTCGGGCCGCACCGGCCGTGCGGGCCGCAAGGGCACCTGCGTCATGATCGTTCCCTATCAGCGCCGCCGCCGCGCCGAAGGGCTGATGCGCGCCGCAACCGTCAAGGCCGAGTGGGTCGACGCCCCCAGCGCCGAAGACATCCGCGCCCGCGATCAGGAACGCCTGCTCGAAACGATCGTTCCGAGCGAACCGAGCGAAGACGATCTGGTCGTCGCAAAGCAGCTTCTCGAACGCCACAGCGCCGAGGAAATCGCAGCAGCGCTCGTCCGCGCGCATCGCCGCGACCTGCCCGAGCCCGAAGATCTGCTTGGCAACGGCCCCGACGAACGCCGCGACGGCAAGCGCGACGGGTTCGACGACACTGTATGGTTCCGTATGAACATCGGTCGCAACGACCGCGCCGATCCGCGCTGGATCCTGCCGCTCATCTGCCGCCGCGGGCACATCACCAAGAACGAAATCGGCGCGATCCGCATTGGCGATCGGGAAACCTTCTTCCAAATTCCCCGCCCGATGGCCGATCGTTTCGCCATGGCCGTCGCCAAGACCGCGACCGAGGATGACGATGTTCTGATCGAGGCCTCGTCGGAAGGCCCCGTCCCCACGCGCGGTGGTGGCCGCCGTCGTCCCAATGGCCCGCCGCCGGCGCACAAGCGGCACAATGCGCGCCCCTACAACAACGCCAACAAAGGCGGCAAACGGCCCGGCCGCCGCTGA
- a CDS encoding YaiI/YqxD family protein yields MILVDGDACPVKEEAYRVARRYNLPVRVVTNSFLRVPQEALIERILVDSGFDAADNWIAERADPSTIVITADILLADRCVKAGATVLGPNGRAFDTQSIGSAVATRALMEDLRAMDAVRGGPPPFSKADRSNFLSALDQAANRLIRSRPSA; encoded by the coding sequence ATGATCCTGGTTGATGGCGACGCCTGCCCGGTAAAGGAAGAAGCCTACCGGGTAGCGCGTCGCTACAACCTGCCGGTCCGCGTCGTCACGAACAGCTTTCTGCGCGTGCCACAGGAAGCATTGATCGAACGCATTCTGGTCGATTCGGGCTTTGACGCCGCCGACAACTGGATCGCCGAACGCGCCGATCCCTCCACAATCGTCATCACCGCCGATATTCTGCTGGCTGATCGGTGCGTCAAGGCTGGCGCCACCGTGCTCGGCCCCAATGGCCGTGCCTTCGACACGCAATCGATCGGCAGCGCGGTTGCCACCCGGGCCCTTATGGAAGATCTGCGCGCCATGGACGCGGTTCGCGGCGGCCCGCCGCCCTTCAGCAAGGCGGATCGTTCGAATTTCCTGTCGGCATTGGATCAGGCTGCCAATCGCCTGATCCGATCGCGCCCCTCAGCCTGA
- the recG gene encoding ATP-dependent DNA helicase RecG has translation MRPDILNPLFAEITVLKGIGPALARPLERLGLARVVDVAFHLPSGFVDRVRVDELRMADAGRVVTIQLTPVEYRSGGPRSPFRVAAEDEHGNHVSLVYFGNNPGWARKLLPLGEARIVSGKLESYGQELQMVHPDHVLPLDEGSKLPEREPIYPLSEGMSGKRLANLAEQALERAPNLPEWVEPSVVEKYGWPKWREALARVHADPADQLARARLAYDEVYANQLALMLVRASTRKRRGVPLHGDGRLRDALKLPYAPTGAQRRTIAEIEGDMQQEQPMLRLLQGDVGSGKTLVALMSLLAAVEAGTQGALLAPTEILARQHYENISRQLTGLPVSVAILTGRDKGKAREATLMGLADGSIDILIGTHAIFQQGVNYRNLGLAVVDEQHRFGVAQRLMLSQKGVRPPHLLVMTATPIPRTLTLTHYGEMDVSRLDEMPPGRQPIETRVISDERLDEVVDGVARHIASGGQAYWVCPLVEESEKSDQAAAEARAELLRARFGDKVGLVHGRMKGPEKDAVMAAFQRADTQLLVATTVIEVGVDVPNATLIIIEGAERFGLAQLHQLRGRVGRGSGRSVCVLLRGRALSETARARLALMRETNDGFLVAEEDLRLRGAGEILGTRQSGEARFRLASPEQLQQFLPMATDDARLLVDRDGGLLGERGQAARTALYLFERDSGVELLRSG, from the coding sequence ATGCGACCCGATATTCTCAATCCGCTCTTCGCTGAAATTACCGTGCTCAAGGGCATTGGACCCGCGCTTGCGCGCCCGCTGGAGCGGCTGGGCCTCGCGCGCGTGGTCGATGTGGCCTTCCATCTGCCCAGCGGTTTCGTCGACCGGGTGCGAGTCGATGAACTGCGCATGGCCGATGCCGGGCGCGTGGTGACGATCCAGCTCACCCCCGTCGAATATCGTTCCGGCGGCCCGCGCAGCCCGTTTCGCGTGGCGGCCGAAGACGAACATGGTAACCACGTGAGCCTTGTCTATTTCGGCAATAATCCGGGCTGGGCGCGCAAGCTGCTGCCGCTGGGCGAGGCGCGGATCGTATCCGGCAAGCTTGAAAGCTATGGTCAGGAATTGCAGATGGTTCATCCCGACCATGTTCTGCCGCTCGATGAGGGGTCCAAGCTGCCCGAGCGCGAGCCGATCTATCCGCTGTCCGAGGGAATGAGCGGAAAACGGCTCGCCAATCTGGCCGAACAGGCGCTGGAGCGTGCGCCCAATCTGCCCGAATGGGTCGAACCGAGCGTGGTCGAGAAATATGGCTGGCCCAAATGGCGCGAGGCCTTGGCGCGGGTCCATGCCGATCCTGCGGACCAGTTGGCGCGGGCACGGCTGGCTTATGACGAGGTATATGCCAACCAGCTCGCACTGATGCTGGTGCGCGCCTCCACCCGCAAACGCCGGGGCGTGCCGCTCCATGGTGACGGACGGCTGCGCGACGCGCTGAAACTGCCCTATGCGCCGACTGGAGCGCAACGCCGCACGATCGCGGAGATTGAGGGCGATATGCAGCAGGAACAGCCGATGCTTCGTCTGCTGCAGGGTGATGTCGGTTCAGGCAAGACGCTGGTCGCGCTCATGTCCCTGCTGGCAGCCGTGGAGGCGGGGACGCAGGGCGCGTTGCTGGCACCGACCGAAATTCTCGCGCGCCAGCATTATGAGAATATCTCGCGCCAATTGACCGGGCTTCCCGTGTCCGTCGCGATCCTGACGGGGCGTGACAAGGGCAAGGCCCGCGAAGCAACGTTGATGGGCCTGGCCGATGGTTCGATCGATATCCTGATCGGCACCCATGCGATTTTCCAGCAGGGTGTGAATTACCGTAATCTGGGGCTTGCCGTGGTCGACGAGCAGCACCGCTTCGGCGTGGCGCAGCGGTTGATGCTGTCCCAAAAGGGTGTTCGCCCGCCGCATTTGCTGGTGATGACGGCAACCCCGATCCCGCGCACGCTGACCTTGACCCATTATGGCGAGATGGACGTCAGCCGGCTCGATGAGATGCCGCCGGGACGCCAGCCGATCGAAACCCGGGTGATTTCGGACGAGCGGCTGGACGAGGTGGTGGACGGCGTGGCGCGTCACATCGCATCGGGCGGGCAGGCCTACTGGGTGTGCCCGCTTGTCGAGGAAAGTGAGAAAAGCGATCAGGCGGCGGCCGAGGCACGGGCCGAACTGCTGCGTGCCCGGTTCGGAGACAAGGTCGGCCTTGTCCATGGCCGGATGAAGGGGCCCGAGAAAGATGCCGTGATGGCGGCCTTTCAGCGTGCCGATACGCAGTTGCTGGTGGCAACCACCGTGATCGAGGTGGGGGTGGATGTTCCCAACGCGACGCTCATCATCATCGAGGGGGCGGAGCGCTTTGGCCTGGCGCAGTTGCACCAGTTGCGCGGACGGGTTGGGCGTGGAAGCGGGCGTTCGGTCTGTGTGTTGTTGCGTGGGCGGGCGCTCAGCGAGACCGCGCGGGCGCGGCTTGCCCTCATGCGCGAAACCAATGACGGGTTTCTGGTTGCCGAAGAGGATCTGCGTTTGCGCGGTGCAGGCGAAATCCTCGGCACACGCCAATCGGGCGAGGCGCGTTTCAGGCTCGCCAGCCCCGAACAACTGCAGCAATTCCTGCCGATGGCGACGGATGATGCACGTTTGCTCGTCGACCGGGATGGCGGACTGCTGGGCGAGCGCGGGCAGGCGGCTCGAACAGCCCTCTATCTCTTCGAACGCGATTCCGGCGTCGAACTGCTGCGATCAGGCTGA
- a CDS encoding succinate dehydrogenase assembly factor 2: MDRETRLKRLSFRAWHRGTKEADLLIGGFFDTYSKSWTIEQIDWFETLLGEEDVEIMAWAIGTMPVPEQYQGPMMDALHKLDYIPVAR, encoded by the coding sequence ATGGACCGCGAAACCCGCCTCAAACGTCTCAGTTTCCGCGCCTGGCACCGCGGCACCAAGGAAGCCGACCTGCTGATCGGCGGCTTTTTCGACACCTATTCGAAAAGCTGGACGATCGAACAGATCGACTGGTTCGAAACGCTGCTCGGTGAAGAGGATGTCGAGATCATGGCATGGGCCATCGGCACCATGCCGGTTCCCGAGCAATATCAGGGCCCGATGATGGATGCCCTGCACAAGCTGGATTACATTCCGGTGGCCCGTTGA
- the mfd gene encoding transcription-repair coupling factor, with protein MSVIEKILKAERPLTLAGAPAGFLPWLAADLARAAKERAVFIASDDVAMRSIAETAHYFAPELEVLSYPAWDCLPYDRASPSLRSTSERLATLHALQKKPSGPQLLVTTVNAATQRTLTPFRIRQMVARLAPGERIDRDKLAALLQFNGYVRTDTVADAGEFAVRGGLLDLFPSGEEQALRLDFFGDEIESVRRFDPADQRTTGRIDGFTLLPASEALLDEESIKRFRSRYREIFGATATGDPLYQAVSDGRRLAGMEHWLPLFEERLSTLFDHIGDAVILRDSGSIGAVEARLEAIADYHSNRERAKTSDPGSYRPLKPESLYLDQTEWSGLVEDRRAHLTTPFHEPESAAVIDFQVDGPRDFAPERAQNANIYEAVAAHARTLQRAGKKLVLASYSNGARERLIGLLADHGMKGVTPADSWQEALGVATSGVAVTVLPLDHGFTGPEVALLTEQDMLGDRLVRRAKRKKSADAFLQELATLSPGDLVVHMEHGIGRYEGLTSIPVGKSPHDCVWLSYAGGDKLFVPVENIDVLSRYGADGENATLDKLGGEAWQRRKARMKERIREIAGELIATAAERALRPAEVAEPDPGGYPAFVDRFPYQETDDQDRAIADVIEDLGAGRPMDRLVVGDVGFGKTEVALRAAFVAAMAGMQVAIICPTTLLARQHHMNFAQRFQGFPLKIGRLSRMVSAGETKAVKEGLADGTIDVVVGTHAILAKGIEFKRLGLVIVDEEQRFGVTHKERLKALKTDVHMLTLTATPIPRTLQMAMSGLRELSVIQTPPVDRLAVRTYVMPWDPVVLREALLREHYRGGQSFFVTPRISDLPDIETFLREEVPEIKYVVAHGQMAPGMIEERMSAFYDKHYDVLVSTTIVESGLDIPSANTLIINRADRFGLAQLYQLRGRVGRSKTRAYAYFTTASERLMTEAAEKRLKVLSDLDSLGAGFQLASHDLDIRGAGNLLGDEQSGHIKEVGFELYQSMLEDAILEAKAGGAGLERRQEAFSPQITVDAPIMIPDDYVPDLDLRMALYRRMNELEDKQGIEAFAAELIDRFGKLPDATENLLALIEIKLNAKKASIAKIDVGPRGALVSFFNDNFPNLPGLLSYVERLNGVAKLRPDSKLVINRAWGDPKARLHGALQLSKGLAKAAR; from the coding sequence TTGAGCGTCATCGAAAAGATACTGAAGGCCGAACGCCCGCTTACCCTGGCGGGCGCCCCGGCAGGTTTTCTTCCCTGGCTGGCCGCCGATCTGGCGCGCGCCGCCAAGGAACGCGCGGTTTTCATCGCATCCGACGATGTGGCGATGCGCAGCATCGCCGAAACCGCGCATTATTTCGCGCCCGAGCTTGAGGTGCTGTCCTACCCGGCGTGGGACTGCCTTCCCTATGACCGTGCCTCTCCGTCGCTGCGCTCCACCTCCGAACGGTTGGCAACGCTCCATGCGCTGCAAAAGAAGCCGAGCGGTCCGCAGCTTCTCGTCACCACCGTCAATGCGGCCACCCAGCGCACGCTGACGCCCTTTCGCATCCGCCAGATGGTCGCGCGGCTTGCACCGGGCGAACGGATCGACCGCGACAAGCTGGCCGCGTTGCTCCAGTTCAACGGCTATGTCCGCACCGACACCGTTGCCGACGCCGGCGAATTTGCCGTGCGCGGCGGTCTGCTCGATCTTTTCCCGTCGGGCGAGGAACAGGCGCTTCGGCTCGATTTTTTCGGCGACGAGATCGAAAGCGTCCGCCGGTTCGACCCGGCGGATCAGCGCACCACCGGGCGGATCGACGGCTTTACCCTCCTGCCCGCATCCGAAGCGCTACTCGATGAAGAAAGCATCAAGCGTTTCCGCAGCCGTTACCGGGAAATTTTCGGCGCCACCGCGACGGGCGATCCGCTCTATCAGGCGGTATCCGACGGTCGCAGGCTGGCTGGCATGGAACACTGGCTGCCGCTGTTCGAAGAGCGCCTGTCGACATTGTTCGATCATATCGGTGACGCCGTCATCCTGCGCGATTCGGGCAGCATAGGCGCCGTCGAGGCGCGGCTGGAAGCGATTGCCGACTATCACAGCAACCGTGAGCGCGCGAAGACGAGCGATCCGGGAAGCTATCGTCCGCTCAAGCCTGAGAGCCTCTATCTAGATCAGACCGAATGGTCCGGTCTTGTCGAGGATCGTCGCGCTCACCTGACGACGCCCTTTCACGAGCCGGAAAGTGCGGCCGTTATCGACTTTCAGGTGGATGGCCCGCGCGATTTTGCGCCCGAGCGCGCGCAAAATGCGAATATATATGAAGCCGTAGCCGCCCATGCACGCACGCTCCAGCGCGCCGGCAAGAAGCTGGTGCTTGCCAGCTATTCAAACGGCGCCCGCGAACGCCTGATTGGCCTGCTCGCCGATCATGGCATGAAGGGCGTCACGCCCGCCGATAGCTGGCAGGAAGCGCTTGGCGTCGCAACCTCGGGCGTGGCGGTCACCGTCCTGCCGCTGGACCACGGCTTCACCGGCCCCGAAGTGGCGCTGTTGACCGAGCAGGACATGCTGGGCGACCGGCTTGTTCGCCGCGCCAAGCGCAAGAAAAGCGCCGATGCGTTCCTGCAGGAACTGGCAACGCTCAGCCCCGGCGACCTTGTCGTTCACATGGAGCACGGTATCGGGCGCTATGAAGGCCTGACATCGATCCCCGTCGGCAAGAGCCCCCACGACTGCGTCTGGCTGAGCTATGCGGGCGGCGACAAGCTGTTCGTGCCCGTCGAGAATATCGACGTCCTTTCCCGCTACGGCGCGGACGGCGAAAACGCGACGCTCGACAAGCTGGGTGGCGAAGCGTGGCAGCGTCGCAAGGCGCGGATGAAGGAACGCATCCGCGAAATCGCGGGTGAGTTGATTGCCACCGCCGCCGAGCGTGCACTGCGCCCCGCCGAGGTCGCCGAGCCCGATCCGGGCGGCTACCCTGCCTTTGTCGATCGCTTTCCCTATCAGGAAACCGACGATCAGGACCGCGCAATCGCTGATGTGATCGAGGATCTGGGCGCCGGGCGGCCGATGGACCGCCTCGTCGTCGGCGATGTCGGCTTTGGCAAGACCGAGGTTGCGCTGCGCGCCGCCTTTGTCGCCGCAATGGCCGGAATGCAGGTGGCGATCATCTGCCCGACGACATTGCTTGCGCGCCAGCATCACATGAATTTCGCCCAGCGCTTTCAGGGCTTCCCGCTGAAGATCGGCCGTCTTTCGCGCATGGTTTCGGCAGGCGAGACCAAGGCCGTGAAGGAAGGGCTGGCCGATGGAACGATCGATGTCGTCGTCGGTACCCATGCCATTCTGGCCAAGGGCATCGAATTCAAGCGACTGGGCCTTGTCATCGTTGACGAGGAACAACGGTTCGGCGTGACGCACAAGGAGCGGCTAAAGGCGCTCAAGACCGATGTGCACATGCTGACGCTGACCGCGACGCCCATTCCACGCACGCTTCAGATGGCGATGTCTGGCCTGCGCGAGCTTTCGGTTATCCAGACCCCGCCGGTCGACCGTCTCGCGGTGCGCACCTATGTGATGCCCTGGGATCCGGTGGTGCTGCGCGAGGCGCTGCTGCGCGAGCATTATCGCGGCGGGCAGAGCTTCTTCGTCACCCCGCGCATTTCCGACCTTCCCGATATCGAGACCTTCCTGCGCGAGGAGGTGCCCGAGATCAAATATGTCGTGGCACACGGCCAGATGGCGCCCGGCATGATCGAAGAACGCATGTCGGCCTTTTACGACAAACATTATGACGTGCTGGTTTCGACCACGATCGTCGAAAGCGGGCTCGACATTCCGAGCGCGAACACGCTGATCATCAACCGCGCCGATCGCTTCGGCCTTGCTCAGCTCTATCAGCTGCGCGGGCGTGTGGGCCGATCGAAGACCCGCGCCTATGCCTATTTCACCACGGCATCCGAGCGACTGATGACCGAGGCGGCCGAAAAGCGCCTGAAGGTGCTCTCCGATCTCGACAGCCTTGGCGCGGGCTTCCAGCTCGCCAGCCATGATCTCGATATTCGTGGCGCCGGCAATTTGCTGGGCGACGAGCAGTCGGGGCATATCAAGGAAGTCGGCTTCGAGCTTTACCAGTCGATGCTCGAGGACGCGATCCTCGAAGCGAAGGCGGGCGGCGCCGGGCTTGAGCGGCGACAGGAGGCGTTCTCGCCGCAGATCACCGTTGATGCCCCGATCATGATCCCGGACGATTATGTGCCGGATCTCGACCTGCGCATGGCGCTGTATCGCCGGATGAACGAACTGGAAGACAAGCAGGGGATCGAGGCCTTTGCAGCCGAACTGATCGACCGGTTCGGCAAGCTGCCCGATGCCACCGAAAATCTTCTGGCGCTGATCGAGATCAAGCTGAACGCCAAGAAAGCATCGATTGCCAAGATCGACGTTGGCCCGCGCGGTGCGCTGGTCAGTTTCTTCAACGACAACTTCCCCAATCTTCCGGGGCTGCTTTCCTATGTCGAGCGGCTGAACGGCGTGGCGAAGCTGCGGCCGGACAGCAAGCTGGTGATCAACCGCGCCTGGGGCGATCCCAAGGCACGGCTGCATGGGGCGCTGCAACTGTCGAAGGGATTGGCGAAAGCGGCCCGCTGA
- a CDS encoding GGDEF domain-containing phosphodiesterase has translation MLKMQAETLASPNAAPVYLLGSGQGGLLASAMARAGWRVIEDCGADGLTRRFIASGATLALVDARGDFRHGLSLARTLAASVEKHGCALVMLLAPADMGALDLVFAAGATHFLVDPLEDRVLIHALAMAQRHSDRILAARRYRLGQENLRGELGWHFDRDTGLHLETPLRQRLGLESARFPSLTRFYRLLDRDDRAAARGAIRRIRDGAVNTTFAHDMPGGEGEAVSHHLYAMGAAGGVSGRIAPLRGVPEVEALATEHDPLTGLSDGSAAHRWLGEHLGGGEALTLLLVSVSRFDMVNAAFGRAAGDALLRSVARRIESAARGVAEERVFVGRLAGADFVIGLIGDFANARARLIGEELARSMSRPFVSGEHVIPLAGRVGLVTALDATAEPAMLLSRALALLGDGRAGDDGVLRDLDLKAVAAVDWHTRLEIDLPRALERDEIRILFQPQVQITTGHIVGVEALARWHHPVFGELGAETLFAAAERAGLLVRLSSHVQQRAVTMAAAWPPALRDIRLSVNVTAADIAGEDFVDAFLTRVDRSGFPRNRLTVEITESGLIEDLGHAAGVLTTLRQAGCRVAIDDFGTGYSSLAYLKALPLDYLKIDKKLAEDIAGSARDRIVVRGVIEMARSLGLSVIAEGVEREEQLALLAREGCNYYQGFLCSEPIAAAELVDLIERNQAG, from the coding sequence ATGTTGAAGATGCAGGCTGAAACGCTGGCATCACCGAATGCTGCGCCTGTCTATCTGCTCGGCTCAGGGCAGGGTGGTCTTTTGGCTTCTGCCATGGCGCGGGCCGGATGGCGGGTGATTGAGGATTGCGGCGCTGATGGCCTGACACGGCGCTTCATCGCGAGCGGCGCCACGCTGGCGCTCGTCGATGCGCGCGGCGATTTTCGCCACGGCCTGTCGCTTGCGCGCACGCTTGCTGCCTCGGTCGAGAAACATGGCTGCGCGCTCGTCATGCTGTTGGCACCCGCCGATATGGGCGCACTCGACCTCGTCTTTGCCGCCGGCGCCACCCATTTCCTCGTCGATCCGCTTGAAGACCGTGTTCTCATCCATGCGCTGGCGATGGCGCAGCGCCATAGCGACCGTATCCTGGCTGCGCGGCGCTACCGCCTCGGGCAGGAAAATCTGCGCGGGGAACTTGGCTGGCATTTCGATCGGGATACCGGGCTTCATCTCGAAACCCCGTTACGCCAAAGGCTGGGGCTCGAATCCGCGCGCTTTCCGTCGCTTACCCGTTTTTACCGGTTGCTCGACCGCGATGACCGGGCCGCTGCACGCGGTGCGATCCGCCGCATTCGCGATGGCGCGGTCAACACCACCTTCGCGCATGATATGCCGGGCGGCGAGGGGGAAGCCGTTTCCCATCACCTCTATGCAATGGGCGCCGCCGGTGGTGTTTCCGGCCGGATCGCGCCCTTGCGCGGGGTGCCGGAGGTTGAGGCGCTCGCCACCGAGCATGATCCCCTGACCGGGCTTAGCGATGGCTCGGCCGCGCACCGTTGGCTGGGCGAACATCTCGGCGGCGGAGAGGCGCTCACCCTGCTTCTCGTCTCGGTCAGCCGGTTCGATATGGTCAACGCCGCCTTTGGGCGTGCGGCGGGTGACGCGCTGCTCCGTTCGGTTGCGCGGCGGATCGAAAGCGCCGCGCGCGGCGTGGCGGAAGAGCGGGTCTTTGTCGGGCGCCTTGCGGGCGCGGATTTCGTCATCGGGCTGATCGGCGATTTCGCCAATGCGCGCGCGCGCCTGATTGGTGAAGAACTCGCGCGTTCGATGTCGCGCCCCTTTGTCTCGGGTGAGCATGTCATCCCGCTTGCTGGCCGTGTCGGGCTCGTCACCGCGCTCGATGCCACGGCCGAACCGGCAATGCTCTTGTCTCGCGCGCTCGCGCTGCTGGGGGACGGCAGGGCAGGCGATGACGGCGTTCTGCGCGATCTCGATCTCAAGGCCGTGGCTGCGGTCGACTGGCATACCCGGCTGGAGATCGATCTGCCACGCGCGCTCGAGCGCGACGAAATTCGTATCCTTTTCCAGCCTCAGGTGCAGATCACCACCGGCCATATCGTGGGTGTCGAGGCGCTTGCGCGCTGGCATCACCCGGTTTTTGGCGAATTGGGTGCGGAAACGCTGTTTGCTGCCGCCGAGCGGGCCGGGCTTCTGGTCCGGCTTTCGTCCCATGTGCAGCAACGTGCCGTCACCATGGCAGCGGCATGGCCGCCCGCGCTTCGCGATATTCGGCTTTCCGTCAATGTGACCGCCGCCGACATTGCGGGGGAAGACTTTGTCGACGCGTTTCTGACGCGTGTCGATCGCAGCGGCTTCCCGCGCAACCGCCTGACGGTCGAGATCACCGAAAGCGGACTGATCGAGGATCTGGGCCATGCCGCAGGCGTGCTCACTACGCTACGTCAGGCCGGCTGCCGTGTGGCGATAGACGATTTCGGCACCGGCTATTCCAGCCTCGCCTATCTCAAGGCGCTTCCGCTCGATTACCTCAAGATCGACAAGAAATTGGCCGAGGACATTGCGGGTTCCGCGCGTGATAGGATCGTGGTGCGCGGCGTCATCGAAATGGCTCGCTCGCTCGGCCTTTCGGTGATCGCGGAAGGGGTGGAGCGCGAGGAGCAGCTTGCCCTGCTCGCGCGCGAAGGCTGCAACTATTATCAGGGCTTTCTGTGCTCGGAGCCGATTGCCGCAGCCGAACTGGTCGATCTGATCGAACGCAACCAGGCCGGCTGA
- a CDS encoding NAD kinase produces the protein MIGEPTRGLVASPTEAAQEAAQLLRDMYHNWVEPERADMLVVLGGDGFMLQTLHAMLERRRIVPVFGMNLGTVGFLMNEWRPDYLDDRIARTKAFSVAPLRMDAETIDGEKFSLPAINEVSLLRETRQTAKIEVHVNNHVVLPELVCDGVLVATPAGSTAYNFSAQGPILPLGSSMLALTPISPFRPRRWRGAILPDRTRFSLRVLDAAKRPVSAVADQREVRDVAKVDIAIDTHATLTLLFDPEHALDDRIAMEQFVI, from the coding sequence ATGATCGGAGAACCAACGCGCGGACTTGTCGCCTCGCCCACCGAGGCGGCGCAGGAAGCCGCACAATTGCTGCGCGACATGTATCACAACTGGGTGGAGCCCGAACGCGCCGACATGCTAGTGGTGCTGGGCGGCGACGGGTTCATGCTCCAGACGCTCCACGCGATGCTGGAACGACGGCGGATCGTTCCGGTGTTCGGGATGAACCTTGGCACCGTCGGCTTTCTGATGAACGAGTGGCGCCCCGATTATCTGGACGACCGCATTGCGCGCACCAAGGCATTCAGCGTTGCACCGCTGCGCATGGATGCCGAGACGATCGACGGCGAGAAATTTTCGCTCCCCGCGATCAACGAGGTCTCGCTACTCCGCGAAACGCGCCAGACCGCGAAGATCGAGGTCCATGTAAACAACCATGTCGTGCTGCCCGAACTGGTGTGCGACGGCGTGCTTGTCGCCACCCCCGCCGGGTCGACCGCGTATAATTTCTCGGCGCAAGGGCCCATCCTGCCGCTGGGATCGTCGATGCTGGCGCTGACCCCGATCAGCCCCTTCCGCCCGCGGCGCTGGCGCGGTGCGATCCTGCCCGACCGGACACGCTTCAGCCTGCGCGTGCTGGATGCCGCCAAGCGCCCGGTAAGCGCGGTGGCCGATCAGCGCGAAGTGCGCGACGTTGCGAAGGTGGATATCGCCATCGACACCCATGCCACGCTGACGCTGTTGTTCGACCCCGAACATGCCCTGGATGATCGCATCGCCATGGAGCAGTTCGTTATCTGA